A stretch of DNA from Anopheles nili chromosome 2, idAnoNiliSN_F5_01, whole genome shotgun sequence:
TCAGATCTCGGTCGAGGTGCACAATCCGGAGGAAATTCATGAGATATTCGACAAAATCTCGTACGGCAAGGGTGCGACCATTATCCGCATGATGGATCACTTCCTCACCACGGACGTGTTCAAGCGCGGGCTGACAAACTACCTGAACGATAAGTAAGTACGCACCGGCTAGCACAACGGTTAATTCGCGGTTTCCTCCTAGGGATATGGATAACATCGTTTGGTTCCGTTTGCAGGAAATACCAGAGCGCCAACCAGGACGATCTGTGGGAGTATCTGACCAACGAAGCCCGGCGTGGTGGGATCTTTGACGATCACACCTCAGTCAAGGAAATCATGGACACCTGGACGTTGCAAACCGGATTTCCCGTCGTGTCCGTGCAGCGTGATTACGCTTCGGACAGCATCGAGTTTCGGCAGGAACGGTTCACCTTCGCCAACAGCTTTGACTCTGGTTCCGAGCCATCGCGGTTGGCTGAGCGGTTCCTTTGGTGGATCCCGATCACGTACACCACACTCGGTGACAGCAACTTCGAGCAGACTAAACCGGCTATTTGGATGAAGGCGGAAGAGGCGCTGGTGATCAACAACCACGACATTCCGAGTCACGATTGGATGATTGTTAATGTGCAGCAAACTGGTGAGTGGTCAGAACGCAGGCTCTAGAGCGTGGCTTGACATATCGTCTATTTGCGTAGGATATTACCGAGTGAACTATGACGAACGTAACTGGGAGATGATCGTCAACCATCTGCAGGATAGGCAGAAACACAAAAGCATTGCTGCCTCGAACCGTGCGCAGTTAATTGATGATGCTCTCAATCTGGCCCGTGCGGGATATCTAAGCTATGCCGTTGCCTTGAACGTAACGCGGTATCTCGTGTACGAAACCGACTATGTGCCGTGGAAAGCCGCCATTGCGGCGCTAAATTACATCGACTCTATGCTAATACGCACGCGCCATTATGGGCTGTTTAAGGTACGTATCGAGAAGGATGTGGTTTATGGTTAGGTACGatcgtgtgttgttttgtttttccacacgcAGAAATACTCCATTGATTTGATAGAAAACGTCTACAAAGACGTTGGCTTCGAGGATCATCGCGACAGTCCGCTGTTGACCGTGTACAAACGGATTAGCGTACTGAAAGCAGCGTGTCACCTCGGTTCCAAGGATTGCGTGAACCACTGCATCCGCAAGTACTACGAATGGATGCACCAACCCAATCCCGACATTAACAATCCGTGAGTATTCTCCAGGATGGGGATTATTCGTGGGTGAAACCGTGTACTAACAAACTCACTCTCATGTACCATTCCGCAGCATCTCACCGAACCTAAAGAGCACGGTGTACTGTACGGCCATCAAGTACGGGGACGAAACGGAGTGGGACTTTGCCTGGGAGCGCTTCCAGAAAGCGACCGTCGCCAGCGAAAAGGAAATCCTTCTCTCCGCCATGGGTTGTTCCCGGGTGCCCTGGATTCTGACGCGCTATCTGGAAAACTCGATGTCGGATGAGTTCGGTATCCGGAAGCAAGACGCGTTCCGCGTGTTCCTATCCGTGGCGGATAACGTAATCGGGCAACCGCTCGCGTTCGACTACATGCGGAATAATTGGCCGAAAATGAAGAGCTAGTAAGCATCAGGGAAAGCGCGCGAATGCCTTCGGCGCCGTGGCGTTATCTTACTAATGAACTTTTCCTAATTATAGCTTTGGCGCTTCGATGTCTAACTTGAACATAATCCTCAAATATTCCACCAAGCGGTTTAACACCGAAACCGAGCTATTGGAAGTAAGCCTGCGGAGCTATGCTATTATTTATATGGTTGCGGTTCATCAACACTTATTAATACTCCCATTTTGGTTCGCTCTTTCTCCCGCAACAGCTTAAGGAGTTTGCGGAGCAGCATTTAAAAGATAGCGGCCGTACGATACAGCAAGCGATAGAGTGGACGGAGGCAAACATCGCGTGGTTAAACCGCAACACGCAGCCGATTGTTAATTGGCTGAATGAATACTAGAAAACGGCTCATGTTGGGCCATAGTTTTGGTGCAACGAACatcgaacgaaaccaacgGAACCGCCGCCTTATGCTACCCAGCCCAGAAAGATGATCGGGGTACAATGGCAAAGTAGTAGTAACTCAATTAGTGGCTAGCAGTTTTAATAAGCGTACTTAAGATAAAATAAAGATAAGTGGTAGTCGAGCACTGCCGTCGGTAAAACGTCCATTTTTGAATCAAATAATTCACCACTTTAACGTCCATTTTAGAATCAAATAATTCACCATCATCAACTAtgatcattttattttctcgaaacaaaaaaacacatgataATATAAAAGCTTTTGTACAACGTGAGCTGCTTGTCGTACGGGACAGAGTTGTACTACCGTACCTACCAACGTGCGAGAACCAGCAGCAAAAGCCCAACGATCATCGTCACGTTGGCTAGCATCGTTGCTGCTCCACCGTCGGCTTTCTCTTTCAAGAACGCCTGAATCTCGTCACGATTCCTCATCGTAAACTGCTTGTTGTTTTCGTAATCCATTAAACCATTCTTGATCGAATCGTACGCGGACTGTCCGagggtgtttttgttcgccTCGATGAAGGTGTTGATCGAGTCCCGTTCGATGTCGCTCTTCAACCTACCAAGCAGGTTGTTGAACGCCGTGGCCACGCTTGAGTAACCGTTATGGCTGTTGGAAAATTGGGAAAGATTAAGCGTTGTTTCCACAGGATCCACTCGTTTTGTACTTACGCGGCAGCCCAAATAGCATGGTGCTGTTGTAGGTAACGCGAGACATACGGCAAGGTGTACGGATTATTGATGACGTACGTGTAGGCATTGCTCTTGTCTTGCGAGCGAACATGCGGCGAAGCGATTGCATCCATCATTGTCTGCGAAAAAGAATCAACCCAAATTATGCCCGTTGATGTGTTCGTACCTCAAATACctcaaaaaaagaataattgaTTTTAGAGCAAATATTACTCACCGTGATCAGCTCGACCGTTGAGGCACAGCCCAAACCCTGCAGAATGAGAATCTGCTCCGTGGCCATGTTGGTCGAGAGGTAGTGATTGAACAAGAACTCAAACTGCTCCATTGAACCCTTGCGGATGCCTTCGCAGTACACGACCTGGCGAAGATCGGGATGTACTCTGACCAAGCGACAACACAAAAAGGATGAAGACGAAAAAACATAAGTACGATATTCAATATGTCCCCTGTCGTGGAACATCGAGGTCGTTAGTGCCTACTTCTGAGTGGGATTTTGGTGGAATCTTTCAAACTCCGCCACGGCAGCCTTGCTGCATTCCTCGTGACCGTAGTTGCAAGCCCATTGCAGCACGTTCTGGCGCATGTAGGTGACCACTCTTCGCTCCGTTGAGCTTGGCGCTTGGAATTTGACGGTGTCATATGCCTTATTGAAAATGTCCAGGATGTGCATCTGCAAAAcccgaaataaaacacaacatgCGCATGCGTTAGATCATGGTGCGATGATCGCCTTTCGACATTCTATCGGTGCTTACCGCGAACAGGTGCTCATCGTCGGCGTGAATTCTGCGGGACAGTGTGGTTAGCCCATTGACTGCGGCCAACCAGGGTGCGTATTCCGTTTCCTCCTTGAGGTACTCGAGAATGTCCAGCGCCGTACCGTACGGCACGATGTCGCCACGCGCCAGATTGAACAGATCGTCAACGATCTGCGCGCGGTTCAGCACGTGAATTCCACCGAAGCCCTCGCTCTTGAGAGCTTTGCTAATTTTGTTCCACAACGGAGCATCGTAGTTAACGCGATAGTAGCCCACCTGCTGGTTGTTCAGGATGAAGTACTGCACGTTGGCAGCGTCCTGCATCGGAATGTCGAACGAAGCTCCGGTGTAGAATGTGGGCTTCGTGTTAACAAAATCAGCGGACTTGGTGGCATACGTAACCGGTAGAGGCCAACGCGTTTCATCCGAGTGCGAGGGTTCGTTGACGAGGAAACGCTTCTGCGTGAGTGTGAACCCACTTTCGTGACTGGTAACGGTTACCAGCGGATAACCCGACTGCACCGTCCACGGTTCCATGTAGGACCTGGCGTTCGGATCGTACCGGTTGAGTACGTTGAACAGATCTTCCGGACGTGCGGACTTGAACGCGCGTTCCTTGACGTACACCCGCAGCGCAGTCCTGAAGGTGTCGGTCGAAAGGTAATGCTCCATCATTCGCAACATGACAGCACCCTTATTGTACGAAATGTTATCGAAGATGCTACTGGACTGGGCCTGCGTGTACACGGGATGCGTCATCGGATGCGTGGACGTCAGGCTATCCATCTGCATGACGCCCTGCAGCTGCTCCACCACGAACTGATGGTTCAGATCCCAATCCGTTTCCACGAGGGCAGTACCGTAATACTGATAGTACCGCGCGAAACCCTCGTTCAGCCAGGTCACGTCCCACCACTCGCAGGTCACCAGGTCTCCGAACCACTGGTGGGCCATCTCGTGCGAAATGACGGCCGCAATTCGCTGTTGCTGCATGCTGGTTGAGTCATCCGATCGGTACAGTATGTTGGTTTCCCTGTACGTCAGCAAGCCCCAGTTTTCCATTGCACCGGCGGAAAAATCGGGCACCGCAGCCATGTACATGCGCGTCATCTCCGGCACGCTCGCGTACGGGTAGTCAATCCAATCACCGAGAGCCTTCAGCAGCTTGATGCCGACGTCCAAGCTGTACTGCGTTTGGTTGCGAGCCTCCGGACGTGCAAGGATACCCAGTCCTTCGCGTTCGTTGGTATCATAGGGAGCCATAATAAACGCCACCAAGTAGGTCGACATTATGGGCGTAACGGCGAACGTCGTCAGGTTTCGTCCAGATCTAAGTGCAAATACAAAATGCAACACCCGAAACATGTTATTCACATACAATCCCAATACAGAAACCAATACTGTTCAGAACATACTCTGCAAACGCACTGCTCAAGATCGGAGTGTTGGAGTACACATTGTACTGTGGGCTTTTGTGGTTTATCTTCAGCTGGAAAGTAGCCTTGAATTTGGGCTCGTCAAAGCAAGGGAATGCACGTCGAGCGTGGGTTTGCTGAAACTGGGTCGAACCCATCCAAACCTTTTCCCCATTGACCCAGTAATAGCTCCGGTAGAACCCATGCATGTCCTCGTCCATATTTCCGATGTAGGTGAACAGTAAAACATAGTCCTCGTTTGGCACCAGCGCTTCGTTCAAAGGCAACGTTAGGATCTCCGTTTCGGCGTCGTGAACGGCTTCTCTCGTCTGCACTACCGCGTTGGTCGAGCTGCGAGTGACACTCCACGATCGAATATCCATCCGTGCCGAGTGGAGCTTGATCTGCATGACATTAGACTTCTCGGTGCGAACCGTGATCTTTGCGGTGCCATCGAAAGTGAACTGCTGTTTGGTGCCTTCCGTCTCGAGGTAGGGTTTGATCTCGATATCGTACCGCGAAGGCCACACGTCATCGTTCAGTCGGTAGTCCTCCAAATTGGCTCGCGGTTCCGCCTCCACCAGGAAGTAACGCTCCGGATCGACCGGGGTCGCCCATGATACGGTAAGACAGGCACAGGTTACCACCGCCGCTAGTAccagtttttccaccaacgtCATGCTGAAACGATTCATCAATTAGATAAGGACACGGAGATACTCAACTGTACACGATGATACTTTAATCTCCATGAATGGGCCATAAAGACAACCCATTGATAAGTGCGTGCCAAGATGTTCGCGACGCTACGGTGTGCCgatacttaaaaaaatatattttgtgtCTTATCTCTACATGCATGTCAAACTAAGAAAAACCCCCTTTATATTTGATTCTAACCTATAACGAGTGTTAAGTACAATCTATAACATGATACACTTGAGTTATAATCTGTAGCATGATACACTTGACGAGGGAATAGTGGTACACGGCACTTATAAATAGTATCTGAAACTGGATCTTTAACGTTTTGTTAAAGTCGAATATTGCTTTAAATGTGTCACGTGTTTGGACTAAGCActttttgtacattttcatGTAAAGAGCCATATACTAGACAGGTTCGGCAACTTCCAAATTGATCGTGATGCACATGAGCGTAGATCACCAGAGAAAGCAACCAATGCGATCGGTTATGGAAACGAAGTTGCTTCTTCTACACAATATTCCAAAAACATTTCTCTCTAGCGTTGTATCCAGCTATTCAGTTTAcggttttattcattttttttttcaatccatcCAAAGCTTTTCTGATCACTAATTACCTGCTGCAATTTTACAAAATGTTCGGCATCCACTGAGCATAGCTGGCTATCTGAACCGACTTATATAGAAGATGGGCACCGAAGGCTTCACGAGCATGTGcgagtgcaaaacaaaatcataaaaGTAAGAAAATCGAATCAAGATGACAGGTATTATCAGTATTACGGCGATAGTGTGCAATTGATAGCTTTTATCGTTCTGGTACACCCGGCGCATCGATTTCGAAAGAGAGGTCCCAATAAAACAGCTAAGCCATCCAACTCGTTCCCTCAGTACCACAAAAATTCGCAGCGTGTCTATAGGCTTCACTCCTCTGGTAGCCGAGGAGTAAAGTCAGACGATATCAAGCTTCTACATGACGACGGTGGTCTACATGAGTGTCAGTTGTAAACCTAACTGAGCATGATACACAGCAAAGATTCCAACggcgttttaatttgttttgattgatttcttaCAACTGTCCTAATTGAATTCCACGAGTCTACAGGATGCAGGTATTACCTTATCCAATCACTATCTGCAGAGGCAAAGAAGATTGAAGCATCCAAATTATGACTCTCCCTGTCTCCTGTGAGACAAGAATGAATTTCTTGCAGTTTTTAAGTAGTAAAATTAAATCACACCATCATTTATTTGGGAGCATTCGTCTACACCCGGCACATGGCTAACAGTGCCAAGCACAACGCCATCGCAACGTTCACGATCACTGTTTGCGTAGATCCACTGCcacttttttgcttcaaaaattCACGTATCTCATCGCGGTGGTTCAGCGTGAATTGTTGGTTAGCTTCGAACTCCGTCAAGCCCTTGGCAATCAGCTCGAACGCAGGTGCTCCCAGGATCTCTTTGTTGGCTTCTGCGTATGCCCCAATGGTGTCCTTTACCGCTGCATCCTTCACGCGGACAAGAACACTGCTCAGTGCTACGGCAACGTGCTCGTAGCCTCCGTGACTGCAATGGTAAGCAGGGAGTAAGGCATAACTCATAGGCTAACGGCTTGACTATCTCTAGCTACTTACGCCTCAGCCCACCGCTCGCTGTTCGACACCAGGTACGATGTTACGGATTCCAGCGCATTCTGATTGCTCAGTACCAGCGATAACGCGGTACTCTTATCTTGACTGCGAACGTCCGGGGAGCTCGTGAGGTTCATGTATTTCTGCACAATAAAACTTGGTTAGTACATGCGGCTAATAGGGAATATGTCACACCCTCTGCTATCAATTCAGGCTTACATAAATTAACGCTTTCTCCGAGGCACAACTCATGCCTTGGAGCGTCAGCTGCTGCTCCGTGGCCACGTTCGTCGTGAGATAAAGATTAAGCAGCGTATCAAACTGCTGCTCCGTGCCCCTACGAACTCCCTCGCAGTACACAACCTGGCGGAGATCGGGATGAACCCTATACGGAGATAGCAGGAGTAGCATATAGGTTCAATTTCAGCTCCACAGCACGTGAAGTGTGAGGCACGCAAGTCTACTCACTTGACGCTCGGATTAGCGCGGAATCGTTCGAATTCATCAACGGCGCTCTTGATGCAGTCGTCGTGGCCATGCCGACAGGCCCATTCAAGTACGAACCTCCGCAGGTAAGTGTCCACTCTGCGATCCGAAAGGGTGGGGGTTCGGAATTCGACATGCCCGTAAACCTTCGCAAGTATATCCAGTACATGGTGCTAAAATCGAAAAGAATGCAGCGATAAGCAGCTATCGTCTCGTTCCGCGAGACCTCCTTCATACGTACGGAGAACATTTTTTCGTCTTCATTGTGGATTCGTAGCGCCAGTACGTTCAAACCGTTCAAAGCCGCTAGCCAGGGTACGTACTCGGTTTCCTCCTTGAGGTAATCCAACATGTCTAACGCGTTGCTGTAGCTTACGAGATCCGCTCGAGCGAGGTTGAACAGATCGTCAACGATCTGCGCGCGGTTCAGCACGTGAATTCCACCAAAGCCCTCGCTCCGTAAGGCTCGGCTAATTTTGCCCCACAACGGAGCATCATAGTTAACGCGATAGTAGCCCACCTGCTGGTTGTTCAGTACAAAGTACTGCAGCTCCGATGCATTACCCACCGAAATGTTGTACGATTCCGTCTCCACTATGAGCGGTTTCGTGTTGGAGAACTGCGCCGCATCGGTGGCGTAGGTGATCGGCAGAGGCCACACCAGTTTATCGTCCTGATTCGTACCGTTGGCGAAGAATCGCTGCTGAGTAAGCGTAAACCCGTTCTCGTTGCCCGTTACGGTGACGAGTGGGAATCCTGGCTGCGTAGTCCAGGGCTTCATGAAGGCACTTGCATTCACATTCTGGCTATCTAGCGCGGCAAACAGATTCTCCGGGCGGGAGGGCTTAAATTGGCGCTCCTTCACGTAATCTCTCAGCGCGGTCATGAACACGGCTTTGGAGAGAAAATGTTCCGTCATTCGCAACACCACGCCACCCTTGTTGTACGAGATGGCATCGAACATGGTGCTGGCTTCCGCCTGTGTGTAAACGGTATGCGTCATCGGATGAGTGGACACCATGCTGTCCATCTGCATGGCACTCTGTAGCTTCTCCACCACAAACTGATGATCCAACTCCCACGTCGATTCGACCAGAGCCGTGCCAAAGTACTCCAGATAGGTAGCGAAACCCTCGTTCAGCCAGGTCACGTCCCACCACTCGCAGGTGACCAAATTACCGAACCACTGGTGGGCCAGCTCGTGTGATATAATCGTGGCGATACGTTGCTGCTGCATGCTGGTGGCATCCTGCTCGACATACAGCAAACTCGACTCCCTGTAGGTGATCAGGCCCCAGTTCTCCATCGCGCCCGCGGAAAAGTCCGGCACGGCAGCCATGTACATGCGAGATATTTCCGGTACGCTATTGTACGGATAGTCGATCCATTCGCCTAGCTTCTTTAGCAGCTTCTGTCCCACCGCCACACTGTAATTGGTCTGATTGGCGGCCTCGGGGCGCGAAAGCACCGCCACATCATCCTCTCCAGTCAGCTTGTACGGTGCAACGACGAACGCCAGCAGATAAGTGGACATTTTTGGCGTGATGGCGAACGTTGCCAATGTTCGATTGttcctaaaaaaaaaccagacaAATAAGAGCTCGTAATTGCTTGCATCTTTTCACCAAAGTGCCGCGCCACTTACCCAACGTTGGCGCTGTTTTTGATAGGCGTGTTCGAGAAAACACTATATTTGAGGGGATTGTAATTCAACATCAGCATGAATGTCGCCTTAAATTTTGGCTCATCGAAGCAGGGAAATGCGCGCCGAGCTTCTGTTTGCTCGAACTGCGTCGATCCAAGCCACACCTTCGTGCCATTCACCGTGTAGTAGCTCCTGTAAAACCCGCCCATGTCCTGTTCTAGCAGACCGACGTAGTTGAATGTCACATAGTACTCCTCGTTTTTCACAAGCGGTTCGCTGAGATGCAGCGTCAGCATTTGCGTTTCCTCCTGATATGTTTCGTTCACGGGGCGCACAACTTGGCTGTTGGATTTTCGCACGACGCTCCAGAACAGGATATCCATCCGCGCCTTGTGCAGTTTGATCTGCGTAACATTGTCTTTCTCCGTCACTACGGTTATCGTGGTGCTACCGTCGAATGTGAACTCTTTCTTATCGCCTTCAGCTTCAAAATAGGGCGTGATCTCGATATCGTAGTGCGTGGGCCAAACGTCATCGTTCAGCCGGTACTCTTCCGGCAAGAGACGTGACTCCACCTCAGACGGCTTCGGTTCCTGCGGTTGCAATGGCGTACCGTCGACATTCTGTGCTAGCAAACATGCGCTAGCAATCACCAACACTGGAATGTATCGCACAAAACTATGCATTCtgtaatgaaacaaaatgtgatcacaaattaaatattatcCACCAAGCtttgtgttcgttttgcttAAAATTTTCACAGCAGATGAAGTAGTAACAGATCACGACAACAACTGTCTTCCTTCCGTAAGCCTCGGTATAGTTGCTTATTCGAAACAGATAAACGGTTGTTTGCCTTTTGATCGGCTTATTAAATTGTGTTCATAGCTTAAGAGTTGATCCTTCGCACGCTAACGATCCTATGGCTAAGTTCCTACTTGAGTAAGCAACGATCCTAGTATTTGTGGCTGCATCCACTATACACTGCCACATTGCTATTACCTGAGTGATAAACTGAGCTTTCCCACACGTCTCGTACCACTTGCAATGTATGAGGTCGAACCACCTGCAAGCGACTAGTTCTGCACTGGAGGTACGCTTCAAAAGTTAGTCAGTATATATAGCGTCTTCTTCTCAAGAAGCAGTTCGCCAAGAGCAGCAATCGAGTACAGCAAAAATGTGAAGAATGGATCTCGTACCGTCGTAGAGCCCTTTTATCAGCGTTATAAATGAATTAGAAGGTACTTATTACCGTTGCTATGAAAGGTATAATGCCATCGAGACATCGACAAACCGTGAAACGGAGAACCACCCTGCATAAGTTCTGTTGTTTTATCTTTCGTTTAGATACGTGAATATTGACGCTATCGGTAGAAATTTGGAAAAGGAGGGGGTTCCAAGTGATATCATTCGTGTACCAGTTGAACGTCTTACACATTGCTTTGGGGCTATACATTCAGATGCTTTCCGTTTAAGAGACGGAACTGTGACTCACTTTTTCGACGCAGTTAACCGTTGAAATTGAACCATCATGAATTGATTGTCTCCAAACTAcggtttttttaaatcggttcttcccactgatctACCACAACGTCAATTGACAATAGGGAGATTGTTGTCTTCCGTCTTATGGGATACAAATTAGTAGTCTCATGTACACGGatttgaagcgaaaatgaatgaatgattgaTTGCTCGCAAAGGTACACCAAACACAATACACTTCTTGCAAAACCCCCGATGACGAAGCCGTGAATTCCACGGCCCTATAGGTTGAACGTTAACCAAAATGTAAGACAATATGATTCCACCCTTTACCAGTGAATCAATTAAGACTCACATGATCTGGACATGACAATCTCAGCCTAGCTTATAGATCACACGATCGATCACAACTGGTGAAGCTAAAACAGAATCCATCCAACTTATTTACTACCAGTTAAATGTTCAGCACAAACGGTTCTACGCTTATCTCAGTGTACGATGCAGTGTTAAAAGGTAATTATCTCCGGTTTGTAAGCGCTTTGCCACGAGCGCCAATATGGCTAAACACTAAATGGTAATTAGCTATAGTAAATTTCGTTCCTGAGGGCGTTCGACAGCTCGCGGTTGCATCCCACCGGCTGCATGCATAGGAGGCATCATTTTATCGTAAAGGCACATGTTTGTTCGGCTGACATTTATACAGTCGAGAATGTGAAGGTAGATGCCCTACAGCGCTATCGCAAATGAAGGAGCTTCGGTAACTTTGAGACGGGTCGATCTTTGAGGAGCCATAACAGCAAAGGAGGAACAAGTAGAAGAAACGACCATAGGGACGCCCTTATGGAATGGGTAGTCGATACATAGATCTTCTTGAAATTTCGGTGCTGAATATCCGTTGAACGTAAATGATTAATTTAAGTAAAGATATTGTAAAGGCATACCGtttaggatttttttctcgcattcaACAACGGGATGATCGTACTGCCTTAATAAACTGTGCAAGAAAATCAAAAGGACTTTCCTTCAAAAGTACACCAAACATAGTGCAAATAATGTGTGTACAGATAAGTAGCACCTAGATCAACGAACATAAGTATGCAATTCTTACACTCGATCGGTAATCAATGATAggtaaccaaaaaaaaacgtatcaaTCATCTTACGGCCAGATAAGTTCGTTGAACATATAATGAAGCATACCAATAAAGCATTATCTGATCGCGTTAACGCTCCGTCCTAGGTGTTCGTGATGGAAACCGAAATCTTTATAACTatctttgctttgttttatgacGATATCAACAGCAGTATGAGATAATCTTTAAGCCAGCCATGTTGTGAATAGTATTTGTACATGTATTGTTATCGTAACGGCTGGTCAAGATAAAGAAATGATCTTGGTGGCTTTGTGGGCCATAGCAGTAGAGAAGCAAACCGTGGGAAGGACCTCTCAAATGTATCATTGAGTCAGTAGATTGAAAGACGTCGTCGCGTCATGTGTATCAATATGGTACGTTCTAAAGAAACGCCTACGATAGCTCTCATACTCATAGTAATATGCTGTGCAGTAACATActgtagcagcagcagcccatTAAGTGCAAATAAATACACTAATCCTTTGCTCGTGGAGAACGATGATATATCTTCAATCAGTTATCGTTTGTCCCCTGTGTCTGAACCGGTATCTTACGATCTGTTCCTTGACATGACGGATGAGAGATTTTCCACCTATAGTGGAACGATCGACATAGTAATGAAATACATCGGAAATGGAACTAGTTTTTCACTAAACAGCGCAGGCCTAACAATAAATGGCGCGAGCCTCCGTGTAAGTGACGCTAATGGGGCCCTGATACCGATAAAATCGTTTGACATCTCGCCTGAGTTTGAGCAACTTTATTTTAACTTTGctgaaaattttaaaataaatgctaTATACAAAGTTTATATTGAATTCAGTGGTacgatcaacaaaaatttattcaaaggTGTTTACCGCAGCAGCTATCGTGTGGAAGATAAGATAAAGTGAGcaaattttgattttgataAAGTGGTTCATAATT
This window harbors:
- the LOC128730514 gene encoding membrane alanyl aminopeptidase-like, with protein sequence MTLVEKLVLAAVVTCACLTVSWATPVDPERYFLVEAEPRANLEDYRLNDDVWPSRYDIEIKPYLETEGTKQQFTFDGTAKITVRTEKSNVMQIKLHSARMDIRSWSVTRSSTNAVVQTREAVHDAETEILTLPLNEALVPNEDYVLLFTYIGNMDEDMHGFYRSYYWVNGEKVWMGSTQFQQTHARRAFPCFDEPKFKATFQLKINHKSPQYNVYSNTPILSSAFAESGRNLTTFAVTPIMSTYLVAFIMAPYDTNEREGLGILARPEARNQTQYSLDVGIKLLKALGDWIDYPYASVPEMTRMYMAAVPDFSAGAMENWGLLTYRETNILYRSDDSTSMQQQRIAAVISHEMAHQWFGDLVTCEWWDVTWLNEGFARYYQYYGTALVETDWDLNHQFVVEQLQGVMQMDSLTSTHPMTHPVYTQAQSSSIFDNISYNKGAVMLRMMEHYLSTDTFRTALRVYVKERAFKSARPEDLFNVLNRYDPNARSYMEPWTVQSGYPLVTVTSHESGFTLTQKRFLVNEPSHSDETRWPLPVTYATKSADFVNTKPTFYTGASFDIPMQDAANVQYFILNNQQVGYYRVNYDAPLWNKISKALKSEGFGGIHVLNRAQIVDDLFNLARGDIVPYGTALDILEYLKEETEYAPWLAAVNGLTTLSRRIHADDEHLFAMHILDIFNKAYDTVKFQAPSSTERRVVTYMRQNVLQWACNYGHEECSKAAVAEFERFHQNPTQKVHPDLRQVVYCEGIRKGSMEQFEFLFNHYLSTNMATEQILILQGLGCASTVELITTMMDAIASPHVRSQDKSNAYTYVINNPYTLPYVSRYLQQHHAIWAAAHNGYSSVATAFNNLLGRLKSDIERDSINTFIEANKNTLGQSAYDSIKNGLMDYENNKQFTMRNRDEIQAFLKEKADGGAATMLANVTMIVGLLLLVLARW